The genomic window TCGTTATTGGGGAAGTCGGATTGACAGGTGAAGTACGTCGCGTCTCTCGTATTGAACAACGTGTACAAGAAGCTGCGAAGCTCGGCTTTCAACGCATCATTATTCCGAAAAGCAATATCGGTGGCTGGAACATTCCAAAAGATGTTGAAGTTATTGGGGTGGTCAACGTAGAAGAAGCGCTATATTATGCATTAGGAGAAGGGAAAAATCGCCCAATATTTTAACAAAACCATTAAAAAATCATTAAAAATCATGTTCAGATTGGTTTCAAACATTGGAAACTGTTTATAATGTAATAGAGGAGGTGAAAAAACGTGTTAAAACGAATTGTGCAAGCATCTTTTTTAATTACTGGGGGCATGTTAGGAATCATTTTCTTTCCTACTTTGTTAAAGCTGTTGCACTTAGACGATTTTCCTTATGTCGATAGCCCGTATGTAGCGGCCCCAGTTGGTGCGATCATCGTATTCCTTCTCACGTTTTGGTTAGTCGATCATGTGGTTGGACTTATTCATTGGATGGAAGAAACGTTAGTCAAAGCACCTGTAACCGATTTATTATTCGGAAGTCTCGGTTTAATTTTCGGATTGATTGTAGCCTTTTTAGTCGTTATTCCATTAAACTCTATTCAAATTCCGCTTGTTAATACGATATTACCTATTTTTCTTACGCTATTGTTAGGGTATTTAGGATTTCAAGTCGGATTTAAAAAGCGCGATGAGTTAATGGGCTTATTTTCTTTGCCAAACCGAAGTGGCAAGAAAAAAGGTGGCGAGGAAGAGGAGAAAAAAGGAAAATCGCTAAAAATTTTAGATACGAGTGTCATTATTGACGGGCGTATTGCGGATATTTGCCAAACAGGCTTTTTGGAAGGGACGATTGTTATTCCTCGTTTTGTCCTAGAAGAATTGCAGCATATTGCTGATTCTTCGGATGCGTTAAAAAGAAATCGCGGACGGAGAGGGCTTGATATTTTAAACCGTATCCAAAAAGAGTTAGCCATTAACGTTGAAATATACGAAGGCGATTTTGAAGGAATTCAAGAAGTCGACAGCAAGCTTGTAAAATTGGCGCAATTGACGTCAGGGGTTGTTGTGACAAATGACTTCAACTTAAATAAAGTATGTGAATTACAAAATGTTCCTGTGCTAAATATTAACGATTTAGCGAACGCGGTAAAACCGATTGTTCTTCCGGGGGAAGAGCTGAATGTTCATGTGATTAAAGATGGGAAAGAACAAAATCAAGGTGTTGCTTATTTAGATGACGGAACGATGATCGTTGTAGAAGATGGGAAGGACTATATCGGAAAACGAGTTGATGTGCTTGTAACGAGCGTGTTACAAACGTCAGCTGGAAGAATGATTTTTGCCAAGCTAAAGCTACTTGAAAAAGCATTATAAGCTGTTAGGAGTTAGGGAAATGAATTATCATGTCGTTATACCGGCAGCTGGCCAAGGAAAACGAATGAATGCAGGAATGAATAAACA from Anoxybacillus gonensis includes these protein-coding regions:
- a CDS encoding PIN/TRAM domain-containing protein, which translates into the protein MLKRIVQASFLITGGMLGIIFFPTLLKLLHLDDFPYVDSPYVAAPVGAIIVFLLTFWLVDHVVGLIHWMEETLVKAPVTDLLFGSLGLIFGLIVAFLVVIPLNSIQIPLVNTILPIFLTLLLGYLGFQVGFKKRDELMGLFSLPNRSGKKKGGEEEEKKGKSLKILDTSVIIDGRIADICQTGFLEGTIVIPRFVLEELQHIADSSDALKRNRGRRGLDILNRIQKELAINVEIYEGDFEGIQEVDSKLVKLAQLTSGVVVTNDFNLNKVCELQNVPVLNINDLANAVKPIVLPGEELNVHVIKDGKEQNQGVAYLDDGTMIVVEDGKDYIGKRVDVLVTSVLQTSAGRMIFAKLKLLEKAL